In Vespa velutina chromosome 1, iVesVel2.1, whole genome shotgun sequence, the following proteins share a genomic window:
- the LOC124952368 gene encoding centrosome-associated protein 350-like isoform X5, with protein MSNNCKKEDIGLKKKYVFFNDPDIIVKRAESLVNTQLRSHLGLKKQQVDDSKVDLKEKTNDIAQLDFKNVENLLSFHPVQPYPFTFISAVKRKLSLGDHPDTQKKLYDSGNRTEAEVYSRELKFSSNHNLYQAMQNMAFREPLKVPDLKMSTKTLDYSSKDNPSSKDVAGIKLAVSSNDFVPERSEKTSRERVQRKLDFSEGPSVVACENIEPLKAPNVSIASSFSKKKEHVRESSREKENRSKRIRKDDSLYTKSDEILYSSSDFSKRSKSPRHVSRKDITDNTSGSISVGRIKTDRLPLFLPRESDFVLTKPKTKNFATSTTRKDNDKKHRCSNVQSAKLRDTSLECKNKTGGNESHSQKNIIKDTTRSMVFDNIEYKCKEDLQPLKQTDEHKYKSDNKQVKQQNKVLNQSFNKQQGGIGFKEHNKRIYDKTKTSINRIEGKHYVTYSDTSGDIEIVSDSNTSLKKRSSTCSAVFTQQSQSKDIDKSQTMQSLHSKKSGKDNENSNYIENSSLECTDVSSNKNEPFSQDINLSNKLQSSNNDLTDLNESLLPEALLDPRRISFRDENYTQEEFRDLITPDMNLIFRSKRKKQMAQSNNDTNVDCGKASKYKTTAKPETMQHGIQLLHPTALHMQFQAELHLLDSMNESLRQVMDVEKSFYNVKNEQEKELIQKQSQVTDELILHLDDIGKSGTIDKENTDKVVSQINDNTGIEKVVTDKRMTNKIDEASFIDEQQSFMKKEETDEQNNNLRKRTKSVIEVAEVQTQTVNDIGTQTDIYPGRRNLSNRFLEIHENAHGQELSLEDCEIPLLSLGSRDQFEDLDQLEDLSLPSKVRTMSEISLHETTSSIKTETGTEISISTRDVTCSFNKYLDLEIAQLIKDEKQRYDKIEMLFKSREKTLHDRTKKLVKLEEQKRALRDTGQDSRISSVKKKQRALLLKLQQEKDEMNRLKELHKIASQERKLMLQKQRNMFNPQMSTKNILTKLKRSADSQSPRRLSGPMKGYDIRSNSSMSSLVDSDKSQHDKSQIDPKIQLTENDLQFQKVGLSSAEKIANLVDESNISLLKYDKLNDTMEDLKSQNKYILNSQKGSNNKLKYELRSRKFEEKMPKADIIKLRSHQLDVESKLMQGHCVNVAGHVHEKQKTISLQSLQDLDNTITEYIKSESDTLVDELSKKSKSSQVDFRSVISSKDKEPFSRDTAVNTETIQEQITSIDQDALSKTSKSSQVSEDTFQTHSRNSTKTDKSISSDKEITKKFQQNSEFKASTKRKNSKCQRTRSSSTILTENILRSKSSSQIEEFTKHHNKRTKIENEFIQSDRNDEGSILDELDLSTDQTINQNAIEVLIRQSNAMKDKNSKLFADIIDESKENISVQNVFERSLENYNENNYPSKDKGKSTQNCGDISARSQLGTFAISNHNSVDNEKEYTRSIVIRSQNHDYKTSKKLEQILNAREAALVSRRNCVEEWMAWDARLRAEEERVARMEQAAYKLVTATSALSHQDSTLSSDTSDVEGRIELLTEKLAERRIEMSRLKKEARKQTKQKLKALEANLLNQIKKYDTTIHEMRKKLESRKEAVKDSDKLAIESKSLAEFKVPDIPLKRIQEIYKNSDLLRSRSESDLLSTKIQQKGIVKNIQALIYESKCEGTNFSKSSQIIKRDNVLESSNAKKQDIHYNVQSIFADLKDTEYEKLRSISMSSTSDDDQGDKATHYNTTFHSSGTQTNHTLVSVPEQFTVAISSDNNSKDIPSEVSVVNTDTDILTASELKPSKSNRSDQLTITEPKSDLIDVEQVPLKSLMSQSNTIETSKTENLKLISNKSESYIIQNSNKELSSTNNDSGTLTYSKKLHFLQLNNKNLNEDINCLENELKALSEMMSRISSLSTEKHDNEEKSTLKDISEVFSKSELIDNNTSISNKDINKTIHSDITETEIPIKTDINSDISSYSGSILKLKSGSESTDLVKNVSHVMSELIPEGETLFSESNQEIDYKAESKKILNEIEKSIISEHAKILEGDANSSSIPLETSTQKIQKLNKDFPYYLSTSVTENKSESPIPIEDNKNLERAKNTSESSLNKKIIDEQHVADESQFLMEESYGEKLSENVETISTNISEQCSIYEDDSSKKDNDVMINKSILHFEDISQFKNTDDTLQIENVSSSENNEIHLSSRDFSNGEEINTGQYYNSNNKDEENIISQNANTLSVNLNKRDFNVEENESEVISTEKMSVDKDDWTISDSFNICNDEVENEWEKADNHEVESQIHVSSENKNISQVEKVAVIHDFTENLSVTIEDESMLLPRAESTNIDPLNLKINETDNEKTTDELDDILDIIARENDKEYDNEGRQYIRRGNKTDENLDNIKSIKASILEKENENNESNEINIQTKIILDADNMDLTIDSPFPSITCDSSLDDKLQIHKFSTSDNNKNNITPLYMEYNKNHINGINDALDVPSNKLDDVSVINIKLNVEIEEKDIVQKEMVQSQEIIINKLDSESKGDIFPQLEISTKIELSHEELIDKSITHGDNKESHVIYLPVTEEESTHPIGMKEVGYLESLPEPDSSDGEQLDNLIEVAESGLDVIEKHPESSEIHSNKGDNLSDNKEDDIEINDVRENENLPIDDCQSTEKHNKATTNATDIIIKVPFEILRDPEYEDISEESLEVSEILDKTESQKTQGLQKGTTVSENYQAVHKTEVLRILDEITQKSLPELVKTSQEDKKDVQTVETISAKALIHTSSLVNENQIIQIDQSIDQNIEIIKDTVSDNSKLTEIETEEVSTELNDLLSQSDGKRVKTITDVEQSAIQKHEDVSSDSSEGGDTPAGVSEIEIDSPRDLSNSRLNIDALDDDLLSNTNMGKQDESKTDFHATAIVTTSEKDIEAMIDKIKASLKQPGLEVADLEAKLLRIQQLQIELEIKKLEAEEVYYVREIPNKPPPPYTPPGDNRISIAIASPSPPPAVIPSNIEELTAFTEKATALIYKAKQSGQDIMNLEAPPEICELTKESNEIAKKDRKIYNTFLFDLCKENISEVYQAEYEKPGPSWTKPNVKTKPAIKIPKTVEELHEYVSKEVATLFGFKTKLQRENMVMRWSRKRRDRVDELLAREAQAEEDEWTKFHHDELAVKNGLTVAILETLIMETTSVVKVAHAKKRKESGLII; from the exons atgagtaataattgtaaaaaagaagacataggccttaaaaaaaaatatgtcttCTTTAACGACccagatattattgttaagcGTGCAGAGAGTTTGGTtaat aCACAACTTAGATCACATCTTGGATTAAAGAAACAGCAAGTAGATGATAGTAAGGtagatttgaaagaaaagaccAATGATATAGCACAGcttgattttaaaaatgtagaaaatttgTTGTCTTTTCATCCTGTACAACCATATCCGTTTACATTTATTAGTGCAGTAAAACGAAAACTCTCTCTTGGTGATCATCCCGATACgcagaaaaaattatatgactCTGGTAATAGAACAGAAGCTGAAGTATATTCGAGGGAATTAAAATTTAGCagtaatcataatttatatcaagCAATGCAAAATATGGCTTTTAGAGAGCCATTAAAAGTACCAGATTTAAAAATGTCTACGAAGACATTAGATTATTCTTCTAAAGACAATCCTAGCTCAAAAGATGTTGCTGGAATAAAATTGGCTGTATCTTCTAATGATTTTGTGCCTGAAAGATCGGAAAAAacatcgagagaaagagtacaAAGGAAATTAGATTTTTCTGAGGGGCCATCCGTAGTTGCTTGTGAAAATATCGAACCTTTAAAAGCACCAAATGTTTCAATAGCATCTAGTTTctctaaaaagaaagagcacGTTAGAGAAAGTTctagggaaaaggaaaatagatcaaaaagaataagaaaggatGATTCTTTGTATACAAAAAGTGATGAAATATTGTATTCTTCATCGGATTTTAGTAAAAGATCTAAAAGTCCAAGACACGTTTCCAGAAAGGATATTACAGACAATACAAGTGGTTCTATATCGGTAGGGAGAATTAAAACTGATCGTTTGCCTTTATTTTTACCAAGGGAAAGTGATTTTGTATTGACAAAgccaaaaacaaaaaattttgcaaCTTCTACGACTAGAaaggataatgataaaaaacatAGGTGTTCCAATGTACAATCTGCGAAATTAAGAGACACTTCTTTAGAATGTAAAAATAAGACGGGTGGTAATGAATCGCAttctcaaaaaaatattataaaagatacgACTAGAAGTATGGTATtcgataatatagaatataaatgcAAAGAAGATTTGCAACCATTGAAACAAACTGATGAGCACAAATATAAATCGGATAATAAACAAGttaaacaacaaaataaagtGTTAAATCAGTCTTTTAACAAACAACAAGGAGGTATAGGATTTAAAGAGCATAATAAGagaatatatgataaaactAAGACATCTATAAATAGAATTGAAGGAAAACATTATGTTACATATTCAGATACTTCTGGTGATATTGAGATTGTATCTGACTCCAATACCAGTTTAAAAAAACGTAGCAGCACCTGCTCCGCAGTTTTTACTCAACAGTCGCAGAGTAAAGATATTGATAAATCTCAAACAATGCAAAGCTTACATTCTAAGAAATCAGGGAAAGATAATGAGAattcaaattatattgaaaattcttctttaGAATGTACAGACGTAAgcagtaataaaaatgaacctTTTTCtcaagatattaatttatctaataaacTTCAAAgtagtaataatgatttaactGATTTGAATGAAAGCTTATTACCAGAAGCCTTGTTAGATCCAAGAAGGATATCTTTTAGAGATGAAAATTATACGCAAGAGGAGTTTCGCGATTTAATTACACCCGATATGAATctaatatttcgatcgaaaagaaaaaaacaaatggcACAGAGTAATAATGATACCAATGTTGATTGTGGAAAAGCttcgaaatataaaacaacTGCGAAACCAGAAACAATGCAACATGGAATACAGCTT cTTCATCCGACAGCTTTGCATATGCAGTTTCAAGCAGAGTTACATCTATTAGACTCAATGAATGAATCACTTAGGCAAGTTATGGATGTGgagaaaagtttttataatgtaaaaaatgaacaagaaaaggaattaATACAGAAACAAAGTCAGGTCACTGATGAATTGATATTACACTTGGACGATATAGGAAAAAGTGGTACAATAGATAAGGAAAATACGGACAaag TAGTATCACAAATTAATGACAATACAGGGATAGAAAAAGTTGTTACTGACAAACGAATGACGAATAAAATTGATGAAGCTTCTTTCATTGATGAACAACAATCGTTCatgaagaaagaggaaacagATGAACAGAACAATAATTTAAGGAAAAGAACTAAATCGGTCATTGAAGTAGCAGAAGTTCAGACTCAAACAGTTAATGATATTGGAACTCAAACCGACATATATCCAGGACGACGTAATTTATCTAATAGATTTTTGGAAATTCATGAAAATGCACATGGACAGGAATTATCTTTAGAAGATTGTGAAATTCCATTACTTTCTTTAGGCTCTAGAGATCAATTTGAAGATTTGGATCAGCTAGAAGATCTTTCATTGCCTAGTAAAGTAAGAACAATGTCGGAGATCAGTTTACATGAAACTACATCTTCTATAAAAACAGAAACTGGTACAGAAATTAGTATTTCTACGAGAGATGTAACTTGttcttttaacaaatatttagaTTTAGAG ATAGCTCAATTGATAAAAGATGAGAAACAAAGATATGACAAGATAGAAATGTTGTTCAAGTCGCGTGAAAAAACATTACACGATAGGACAAAGAAATTAGTGAAATTGGAAGAGCAAAAAAGAGCATTGAGAGATACTGGCCAAGATAGTCGTATTAGTTCGGTTAAGAAGAAGCAAAGGgccttattattaaaattacaacaGGAGAAAGATGAGATGAATAG ATTGAAAGAACTTCATAAAATTGCGAGCCAAGAGCGTAAATTAATGTTACAAAAGCAAAGGAACATGTTTAATCCTCAAATGtctacgaaaaatattttaacgaaattaaaaagaagtgCTGATAGTCAATCTCCACGTAGATTATCTGGCCCAATGAAAGGCTACGATATACGGAGTAACAGTTCAATGAGTTCTTTAGTAGACTCTGATAAATCTCAACATGATAAATCACAAATAGACCCGAAAATACAATTGACGGAGAATGATTTGCAATTTCAGAAAGTGGGTTTATCAAGTGCTGAAAAAATTGCAAACTTAGTGGACGAatctaatatttcattattaaaatatgataaattaaacgaCACCATGGAAGATTTAAAATcacaaaacaaatatattcttaattctcagaagggtagtaataataaattaaagtacGAGTTGAGATCTCGTaagtttgaagaaaaaatgcCTAAAgcagatattataaaattgagatCCCATCAGCTTGATGTCGAATCGAAATTAATGCAAGGACATTGTGTGAATGTAGCTGGGCATGTACATGAGAAACAAAAGACTATTAGTTTACAATCATTACAAGATTTAGATAATACAATTACAGAATATATTAAGTCAGAATCTGATACTTTAGTAGacgaattatcaaaaaaatctAAGTCATCGCAAGTTGACTTTCGAAGTGTGATATCGTCAAAAGATAAAGAACCATTTTCCAGGGATACAGCGGTAAATACTGAAACGATACAAGAACAAATAACTTCCATCGATCAAGATGCTTTGTCAAAGACATCAAAGTCTTCTCAAGTTTCCGAAGATACCTTTCAAACTCATTCAAGAAATTCAACTAAAACGGATAAATCAATTTCTAGtgataaagaaattacaaaaaaatttcaacaaaattCCGAATTTAAAGCAAGCACTAAACGGAAAAATTCTAAATGTCAAAGAACAAGATCATCATCTACCATATTAAcggaaaatatattaagatcAAAATCAAGTTCTCAAATAGAAGAATTTACAAAACACCATAACAAACgtacaaaaatagaaaatgaattcaTTCAATCGGATAGAAATGACGAAGGTTCTATTTTAGATGAGCTTGATCTTAGTACTGATCAGACTATTAATCAGAATGCTATTGAAGTTTTAATCAGGCAATCAAATGCTATGAAAGACAAAAATTCCAAATTATTTGCTGATATAATAGatgaaagcaaagaaaatatttcggtACAAAATGTTTTTGAAAGAAgtcttgaaaattataatgaaaacaattatCCTTCCAAGGATAAAGGAAAGAGTACACAAAATTGTGGTGATATATCTGCTAGATCTCAGCTTGGTACATTTGCTATTTCAAATCATAATTCTGTAGATAATGAGAAAGAGTATACTAGATCAATAGTTATCAGATCACAGAATCATGATTATAAAACTTCAAAAAAGCTCGAACA AATTTTAAATGCACGAGAAGCAGCACTTGTATCGCGTAGAAATTGTGTAGAAGAGTGGATGGCATGGGATGCACGATTAAGAGCAGAAGAAGAACGTGTTGCACGGATGGAACAAGCTGCATATAAACTTGTCACTGCAACTTCTGCTTTATCTCATCAag attctaCACTCTCATCTGATACAAGTGATGTGGAAGGAAGAATAGAATTATTAACAGAAAAATTAGCGGAGCGTAGAATAGAAATGTcacgtttaaaaaaagaagctagGAAGCAAACGAAACAAAAGCTAAAAGCATTAGAAGCAAATttgttaaatcaaattaag aaATATGATACGACTATTCATGAAATGCGAAAGAAATTGGAGTCTAGAAAGGAAGCTGTGAAGGATAGTGACAAATTGGCTATAGAGTCTAAATCATTGGCAGAATTTAAAGTACCTGATATTCCGCTTAAGAGAAtacaagaaatttataaaaatagtgATCTGTTACGTTCGAGATCAGAATCTGACTTATTATCAACAAAAATTCAACAAAAAGgcattgttaaaaatattcaagctTTGATATATGAAAGTAAATGTGAAggaacaaatttttcaaagtcatcgcaaataattaaaagggACAATGTGCTGGAATCATCAAATGCTAAAAAACAAGATATTCATTATAACGTTCAGTCCATATTTGCAGATTTGAAAGATACAGAATATGAAAAACTCAGGTCTATTTCAATGTCATCAACTTCTGATGATGATCAAGGCGATAAAGCTACACATTATAATACCACATTTCATTCTAGTGGAACTCAAACTAATCACACGCTTGTTTCCGTACCAGAACAATTTACAGTTGCAATATCATCTGACAATAATTCAAAAGATATTCCAAGTGAAGTTAGCGTAGTAAATACTGATACAGATATTCTTACAGCATCTGAATTAAAACCATCAAAGAGTAATAGGAGCGATCAACTTACAATAACAGAACCAAAATCAGATTTAATTGATGTTGAACAAGTGCCTTTAAAAAGTCTTATGTCACAGTCCAACACAATAGAAACATCAAAAACAGAGAATTTAAAgcttatttcaaataaatcagaatcatatattattcaaaaCTCCAATAAGGAACTTTCGTctactaataacgatagtgGAACGCTTACTTATTCTAAAAAATTACACTTTTTAcaactaaataataaaaatctaaatgaagatattaattGCCTTGAAAATGAGCTTAAAGCTCTGTCAGAAATGATGTCACGAATTAGTAGTTTATCCACCGAAAAGcatgataatgaagaaaaaagtaccTTAAAAGATATATCAGAGGTGTTTTCAAAATCTGAGCTGATTGACAATAACACATCAATttctaataaagatataaataaaaccatTCATTCGGATATTACAGAAACAGAAATTCCCATTAAAACCGATATTAATTCTGATATCTCAAGTTATTCAGGAAGCATTTTGAAGTTGAAATCGGGCAGTGAGTCTACAGATTTAGTGAAAAATGTAAGTCACGTTATGTCTGAATTAATTCCAGAAGGGGAAACATTATTTTCAGAATCAAATCAAGAAATAGATTATAAAGCGGAAAGTAAgaagatattaaatgaaatcgaaaaatcaattatatccGAACATGCAAAAATACTTGAAGGTGATGCTAATTCTTCAAGTATACCATTGGAAACAAGTACgcaaaagatacaaaaattaaacaaagattttccatattatttatctacttCAGTTACTGAGAACAAATCAGAATCACCGATACCCATagaggataataaaaatcttgaaCGAGCAAAGAATACGTCTGAATCatctttgaataaaaaaataattgatgaaCAGCATGTAGCAGATGAATCTCAATTTTTAATGGAGGAATCATATGGGGAAAAATTGTCTGAAAATGTAGAAACTATTTCGACGAATATATCGGAACAATGTTCGATATATGAGGACGATAGTTCGAAAAAAGACAATGACGTAATGATTAACAAAAGTATATTACATTTCGAAGATATTTcacaatttaaaaatactgACGATACTTTGCAAATTGAAAATGTATCTTCttctgaaaataatgaaatacattTGTCTTCAAGAGACTTTTCTAAtggagaagaaataaatacgggtcaatattataattctaataataaagatgaagagaatATAATTTCACAAAATGCAAATACATTGTccgtaaatttaaataaacgtgACTTCAATgtagaagaaaatgaatcaGAAGTTATTTCCACTGAAAAAATGTCTGTAGATAAAGACGACTGGACTATATCtgattcatttaatatttgcaATGACGAAGTAGAGAATGAATGGGAAAAAGCAGATAATCATGAAGTAGAATCACAGATTCACGTTAgttcagaaaataaaaatatatcgcaAGTAGAAAAAGTTGCTGTCATTCATGATTTTACAGAAAATTTATCGGTTACTATAGAAGATGAGTCTATGCTTTTACCGAGGGCAGAATCTACAAATATTGATCCTCTTAATTTAAAGATTAATGAAACGGACAATGAAAAAACTACTGATGAGCTTGATGacatattagatataatagccagagaaaatgataaagagtATGATAATGAAGGTAGGCAATATATAAGAAGAGGTAATAAAACCGATGAAAATTTGGacaatataaaatctattaaagCATCTAtcttggagaaagaaaatgaaaacaatgaatcaaatgaaattaatattcaaacaAAGATCATCTTAGATGCAGATAATATGGATCTTACAATAGACAGTCCATTTCCGTCTATTACATGCGATTCTTCGCTCGATGATAAATTACAAATCCACAAATTCTCAacaagtgataataataaaaataatattactccATTATATATggaatacaataaaaatcatattaatggAATTAATGACGCATTAGATGTTCCATCCAATAAATTAGATGATGTGTCcgtgataaatataaaattaaacgtagaaatagaagaaaaagatattgtcCAAAAAGAAATGGTTCAGTctcaagaaataataataaacaagcTGGATTCAGAATCTAAAGGAGATATATTCCCGCAATTAGAAATTAGCACTAAGATCGAATTATCCCATGAAGAACTAATTGATAAAAGTATTACCCACGGTGATAATAAGGAATCTCATGTAATTTATCTCCCTGTTACGGAAGAAGAAAGTACACATCCAATAGGAATGAAGGAAGTAGGATATTTGGAATCATTACCAGAACCAGATAGTTCTGATGGTGAACAActtgataatttaattgaagtAGCGGAAAGTGGATTAGATGTAATAGAAAAGCATCCTGAATCATCAGAAATACATTCTAACAAGGGTGATAATTTATCagataataaagaagacgatattgaaataaatgatgtacgtgaaaatgaaaatcttcCGATTGATGATTGTCAATCTACAGAGAAACATAATAAAGCTACAACGAATGCTaccgatattataattaaagtaccatttgaaatattaagagATCCCGAATATGAAGATATCTCTGAGGAAAGCCTTGAAGTATCGGAAATTCTTGATAAAACGGAAAGTCAAAAAACGCAAGGTTTACAAAAAGGAACGACCGTGTCAGAAAATTATCAAGCGGTACATAAAACTGAAGTATTAAGGATATTGGATGAAATTACACAAAAATCATTGCCGGAGTTGGTGAAAACTTCacaagaagacaaaaaagatgTGCAAACAGTTGAAACAATATCCGCTAAAGCGTTAATTCATACATCCTCGTTAGTTaatgaaaatcaaataatacaaatagatCAATCAATTGATCAAAATATTGAGATTATAAAGGATACGGTATCAGATAATTCCAAATTGACAGAAATTGAAACTGAAGAAGTTTCCACAGAACTGAATGATCTATTATCACAGTCAGACGGGAAACGCGTTAAAACGATAACTGACGTAGAACAGAGCGCTATACAAAAACATGAAGATGTATCGTCTGATTCTAGCGAGGGTGGTGATACACCTGCAGGTGTATCAGAGATCGAAATAGACTCTCCAAGAGATTTAAGTAACTCCAGATTGAATATCGATGCCTTGGACGATGATCTACTTAGTAATACGAATATGGGAAAACAGGATGAATCAAAAACGGATTTTCATGCAACGGCTATTGTTACGACGTCGGAAAAAGATATCGAAGCtatgatcgataaaataaaag CTTCGTTGAAGCAGCCTGGCTTAGAAGTTGCCGATTTGGAAGCTAAGCTACTTCGTATACAACAACTTCAAATTGAATTAgag aTCAAAAAATTGGAAGCCGAAGAAGTATACTACGTTAGAGAAATACCAAATAAACCTCCACCGCCGTATACACCTCCAGGAGATAATCGAATTTCTATAGCTATTGCCTCACCTTCTCCGCCTCCTGCAGTAATACCTTCGAATATAGAAGAATTGACAGCTTTTACAGAAAAGGCTACGGCTTTAATATACAAAGCTAAACAATCCGGACAAGATATTATGAATTTAGAAGCACCTCCGGAAATTTGTgaattaacgaaagaaagtaACGAGATCgcgaaaaaagatagaaagatttataatacattcctttttgatttatgtaaagaaaatatttcggaAGTTTATCAAGCGGAATACGAGAAACCTGGTCCAAGTTGGACAAAACCAAATGTAAAGACAAAGCCAGCTATAAAAATTCCAAAGACCGTAGAAGAGCTTCATGAATATGTTAGTAAGGAAGTAGCGACATTATTTGGATTcaaaacaaaattacaaaGGGAGAATATGGTAATGCGTTGGAGTAGAAAACGTAGAGATAGAGTCGATGAATTATTAGCGAGAGAGGCCCAGGCCGAAGAAGACGAATGGACTAAGTTTCATCACGATGAATTGGCAGTGAAAAATGGACTCACGGTGGCCATATTAGAAACATTGATTATGGAGACTACAAGTGTGGTTAAAGTGGCacatgcaaaaaaaagaaag